In the Thermodesulfobacteriota bacterium genome, one interval contains:
- the rmuC gene encoding DNA recombination protein RmuC, whose amino-acid sequence MQELMIELGNIQTVLVIVVIFLLLVVLIFQILFRYKPDKTIELFSRIESLQNTQHRFEDVLRQELAQIRIDSATTTREGREELTRTFVSIGESISKRLTENSELQQNALYNFSNQLQASAHSFQDSTERFRVTLEQSLKSFEIEISNKLEKTREDSNYSALQLRNEVLSALTTFNDLVLKGIGEMAQLQKGQLETFSENISKLTLSNETKLETLREIVERKLNQIQEDNAKQIEQMRITVDEKLQGTLEKRLGDSFRLVSERLEQVHKGLGEMQSLASGVGDLKRVLTNVKARGGWGEVQLGAILEQMLTPDQFEKNVKTKDGSDEVVEYAIKLPGQDIDKMDVVWLPVDSKFPIEDYQRLVDAQERADLTSVTEASNSLRARAISCAKEISLKYLYPPNTTDFGIMFLPVEGLYAEVIRQPGLIEELQHSYRVVVTGPTTFAALLNSLQMGFRTLKIQKQSSEVWKILSAVKTEFDKFGSAIDAVKKKLQEASNKIEDVDTRTRAVRRRLRKVEELPSSEKASTILEISESFDEDKDA is encoded by the coding sequence ATGCAAGAATTAATGATAGAATTAGGAAATATTCAAACAGTTCTAGTTATTGTTGTAATATTTTTGCTTCTTGTAGTATTAATCTTTCAAATACTATTCAGATACAAACCAGATAAAACAATTGAATTATTTTCTCGCATAGAAAGTTTACAAAATACACAACATCGATTTGAAGATGTCTTACGTCAAGAGTTAGCACAAATCAGAATTGATTCAGCAACCACGACTCGTGAGGGGCGGGAAGAACTCACCAGAACATTTGTTTCTATTGGGGAGTCGATATCAAAGCGCTTAACTGAGAATAGTGAATTGCAACAGAATGCACTGTATAATTTTTCTAATCAACTTCAAGCTTCAGCACACTCGTTTCAAGATTCAACCGAGAGGTTTCGAGTAACCCTTGAACAAAGCCTAAAATCATTCGAAATTGAAATCAGTAATAAACTTGAAAAAACTAGGGAAGATAGCAATTACTCGGCGTTACAACTGCGAAATGAAGTTCTCTCGGCTCTGACGACATTTAACGACTTGGTTTTAAAAGGGATTGGCGAGATGGCTCAACTTCAGAAAGGACAACTTGAGACGTTTTCAGAAAATATTTCGAAGTTGACTTTATCGAATGAGACCAAGCTTGAGACCTTACGAGAAATAGTTGAGAGAAAATTAAATCAAATTCAAGAAGACAATGCAAAGCAGATTGAACAAATGAGAATCACAGTTGATGAGAAGTTGCAGGGTACTCTTGAAAAGCGGCTCGGAGACTCCTTCAGACTGGTCTCAGAACGTCTTGAGCAGGTTCATAAGGGTTTAGGTGAGATGCAAAGTTTAGCATCAGGCGTAGGTGATTTAAAACGAGTTTTAACAAATGTGAAGGCGAGGGGTGGATGGGGCGAGGTGCAATTAGGCGCTATTCTTGAGCAGATGCTTACACCAGACCAATTTGAGAAAAATGTCAAAACTAAAGATGGAAGCGACGAGGTTGTAGAATATGCTATCAAATTACCTGGACAGGACATAGATAAAATGGATGTAGTATGGCTTCCAGTGGATTCTAAATTCCCAATAGAGGATTATCAGCGACTAGTTGATGCACAGGAAAGAGCTGACCTCACCTCGGTGACGGAGGCGAGTAATTCGTTAAGGGCAAGAGCAATCAGTTGTGCTAAAGAGATATCATTAAAATATCTCTATCCACCTAACACTACAGATTTTGGAATTATGTTTCTTCCTGTTGAAGGACTTTATGCTGAGGTTATAAGACAGCCAGGTCTAATAGAAGAGTTACAACATAGTTACAGGGTTGTTGTTACGGGACCAACTACATTTGCAGCATTACTTAACAGCCTGCAAATGGGTTTTCGAACACTCAAAATACAAAAACAATCGAGTGAGGTATGGAAAATACTAAGCGCTGTCAAAACGGAATTCGATAAATTTGGCTCTGCAATAGATGCTGTTAAGAAAAAGTTGCAAGAAGCATCAAATAAAATTGAAGATGTAGATACTCGCACGCGAGCAGTTCGGCGTAGATTGCGAAAGGTAGAAGAATTGCCGAGTTCAGAAAAAGCTAGTACGATACTTGAAATCTCAGAATCTTTTGATGAAGACAAAGATGCCTGA
- a CDS encoding P1 family peptidase has protein sequence MGSITDVPGVRGGHFSDFEAITGCTVILFDREAIGAVDLRGGGTSTRQIDGLLPYHSFGKVHAILLTGGSAYGLDAAGGVMKYLEEKGIGLDVGYGRIVPSVPTAVIFDLGIGNGKIRPDGEMGYKACLAASSSLVEEGSIGVGTGATIGKIFGIKTATKGGIGCASYTLDNGAVIGVIVVVNAFGDVVDPNSGEVIAGVRNSPKGKEFLGSVELFKKGFTRTVEPFENTTLAVVATNAKFSKAELIRIARVGQTGLSRVIKPAHTISDGDLVFAVSCGDLDADANAVGIIAAELISEAIIRAVKTAKSLGGIPSWEEINR, from the coding sequence ATGGGTTCGATCACCGATGTACCCGGAGTAAGGGGCGGACATTTCTCTGATTTTGAAGCCATAACCGGTTGCACGGTCATATTGTTTGACCGTGAAGCAATAGGCGCAGTCGACTTAAGGGGCGGCGGAACGAGCACAAGACAAATCGATGGACTCCTACCCTATCATTCCTTTGGGAAAGTCCACGCCATTCTTCTAACCGGCGGCAGCGCCTATGGCTTGGATGCAGCGGGCGGGGTGATGAAATATCTTGAGGAAAAAGGAATCGGACTGGATGTCGGCTATGGCCGGATAGTTCCTTCCGTTCCCACGGCAGTGATCTTCGACCTGGGAATCGGCAACGGAAAAATAAGGCCGGATGGAGAGATGGGATATAAAGCCTGTCTCGCCGCCTCGTCTTCTCTTGTAGAAGAGGGAAGTATCGGCGTAGGAACCGGCGCCACCATCGGAAAGATATTCGGCATCAAAACAGCAACGAAGGGTGGTATCGGATGCGCAAGCTACACTTTGGATAACGGAGCGGTTATAGGAGTGATTGTTGTGGTCAATGCATTCGGCGATGTAGTAGATCCCAATAGCGGCGAGGTAATAGCTGGGGTAAGAAATTCACCCAAGGGGAAGGAGTTTCTCGGCTCTGTTGAATTGTTTAAAAAAGGGTTTACCAGAACGGTAGAGCCTTTTGAAAACACCACCCTTGCTGTCGTTGCCACAAATGCTAAATTCTCCAAGGCTGAGCTTATCCGCATCGCCCGGGTAGGACAAACCGGCCTCTCCAGGGTCATCAAACCGGCACACACCATTTCAGACGGAGATCTGGTTTTCGCCGTATCCTGCGGAGACCTCGACGCAGACGCCAATGCGGTTGGCATCATCGCCGCCGAGCTTATCTCCGAGGCAATAATAAGAGCGGTGAAAACCGCTAAAAGCCTGGGCGGGATACCGAGTTGGGAGGAGATAAACAGATAA
- a CDS encoding HIT family protein, whose amino-acid sequence MSQLRLATYFNSNIECDFCDIVSGKTSAYIVFEDEPSLAFLDNRPLFPGHCLLIPRKHIPTLIDLDSTLIEKIFLNVKRLTQAVELAMQAEGSFVALNNKVSQSVPHLHIHIVPRRKKDGLKGFFWPRAKYRDDEHMKEVQSKIREALSTVSRDG is encoded by the coding sequence ATGTCGCAGCTCAGGCTGGCCACCTACTTTAATTCAAACATCGAATGTGATTTTTGTGATATCGTAAGCGGCAAAACCAGTGCGTATATAGTTTTTGAGGATGAGCCCTCACTAGCATTCTTGGATAATAGACCGTTATTTCCGGGCCATTGTCTGCTGATACCCCGAAAGCATATCCCAACCCTGATTGACCTTGATTCGACTCTGATCGAGAAGATATTTCTGAATGTAAAAAGGTTGACCCAGGCGGTGGAATTGGCTATGCAGGCTGAGGGCAGCTTTGTCGCACTGAACAACAAGGTCAGCCAAAGCGTGCCGCATCTACACATCCATATAGTTCCCAGAAGAAAAAAAGACGGATTAAAAGGATTCTTCTGGCCCAGGGCTAAATATAGGGATGACGAACACATGAAAGAGGTTCAGAGCAAGATTAGAGAGGCACTTTCTACAGTTTCAAGAGACGGCTAA
- a CDS encoding TIGR00730 family Rossman fold protein produces the protein MQAGLRSKTVCVSCASSSSCDPEYMESAYELGRLLAKESYTIIYGGGGIGSMGALADGALAEGGRIIGVIPKFMSDLVSVRPGLSEVKLVDDIQTRKRLMISESDAFITLPGGSGTLEELFEAITLKRLGIYLQPIIMVNTKGFFDPCVELLNRCISERFMDKRHGEMWQLASSPKAAIEAIERAPAWYREARNFARV, from the coding sequence ATGCAAGCAGGGTTGAGAAGTAAGACGGTATGCGTCTCTTGCGCTTCTAGTAGTAGCTGCGACCCAGAGTACATGGAATCTGCTTATGAGCTCGGTCGCCTGCTGGCTAAAGAGTCATACACCATTATTTATGGAGGGGGCGGAATCGGATCGATGGGTGCTCTGGCCGATGGTGCGCTTGCCGAAGGCGGACGAATTATCGGTGTCATCCCCAAGTTTATGTCCGACCTAGTGTCGGTTCGCCCCGGTTTATCCGAGGTGAAGCTGGTTGATGACATTCAAACTCGAAAGCGTTTAATGATCTCCGAGAGCGATGCGTTCATAACCTTGCCCGGAGGCTCAGGCACTTTGGAAGAGCTTTTTGAAGCTATCACCCTCAAGCGGCTGGGCATCTATCTTCAGCCGATTATAATGGTCAATACTAAAGGTTTCTTCGACCCCTGTGTCGAGCTTTTGAATCGATGTATCTCCGAACGGTTCATGGACAAAAGACATGGAGAAATGTGGCAGTTGGCATCAAGTCCTAAAGCGGCGATAGAGGCAATCGAGCGGGCGCCTGCTTGGTACAGAGAGGCGCGGAATTTCGCAAGGGTATAG
- a CDS encoding DUF72 domain-containing protein, whose translation MKPASIHIGCAGWTIPKEYNEYFPATGSHLERYASRFNAVEIDSSFYRSHKTSTYQRWAEAVPEYFRFAVKIPKQITHVSRLQDINLIKQFLEEVSGLGDKLGPFLVQLPPSLSFDEEIAKTFFAEFRRLFKVKVVCEPRHKSWFTAQADELLARFLVARVAADPAPTPSGGKPGGWNGLAYFRLHGSPKKYYSAYTYEQLKSIAKSVKEPAGSAETWCIFDNTAAGAAIPNSLALSELLMDR comes from the coding sequence ATGAAACCCGCGAGTATACACATCGGCTGTGCCGGGTGGACAATTCCAAAAGAGTACAACGAGTACTTTCCGGCAACCGGTTCCCATCTTGAAAGATATGCTTCACGGTTTAACGCGGTAGAGATTGACTCGTCGTTTTACCGTTCACATAAGACATCTACTTACCAAAGATGGGCTGAGGCTGTGCCGGAGTATTTCCGGTTTGCAGTTAAGATCCCAAAACAGATTACACATGTATCCCGTCTCCAGGATATCAATTTGATTAAACAGTTTCTTGAGGAGGTGAGTGGTTTGGGTGATAAACTCGGTCCATTTTTGGTACAACTACCACCCAGTTTATCTTTCGATGAAGAAATAGCAAAAACCTTCTTTGCGGAGTTTCGAAGGCTATTCAAAGTAAAGGTGGTTTGCGAGCCGCGCCACAAAAGCTGGTTCACCGCTCAAGCTGACGAATTGTTAGCCAGATTCCTAGTGGCAAGAGTAGCGGCCGACCCTGCCCCTACACCATCAGGGGGTAAGCCAGGCGGATGGAATGGCCTCGCCTATTTTCGTCTGCACGGTTCACCGAAGAAATACTATTCTGCTTACACTTATGAACAACTGAAATCAATCGCCAAATCGGTAAAAGAACCTGCCGGCTCGGCTGAGACCTGGTGTATTTTTGACAACACCGCCGCCGGTGCGGCGATACCCAATTCTTTAGCATTGTCGGAGCTTCTGATGGATAGGTGA
- a CDS encoding glycosyltransferase family 2 protein, producing MNICLTLCLINYNGERYLEESLGSVIAQRGKFKEILLIDNASVDKSLEIVNDRFPGVKVVKLGNNLGPGAARNVGFKTASNDLILFMDNDVYLSSECPDRLLKAIGDNPLAAVAMPRVLYADRRDLIQYDGADSHILGLMTLHNVNQPVSSAANSTRKISSLVTACFLVDRRKWEGVDPFDDSFIFNYEDHDFGLRTRIRGYEVLSVPSACCYHGEGTDRLSLREGKSYSRVRVYCLIRNRWQLILKNYQFKTIFLLSPMFFVYEAFQLGGVIGKGWFSEWLKALFWIFSHPVEILEKRRIVQKSRKTPDREILVGGPVPYSTELIKSPLERAGKNLLDFLAKFFWSQVKRFI from the coding sequence ATGAATATTTGTCTTACGCTTTGCTTGATAAATTATAACGGAGAGCGTTACCTAGAAGAATCGCTCGGGTCTGTTATTGCTCAAAGGGGAAAATTCAAAGAGATTCTTTTGATCGATAATGCTTCGGTAGATAAGAGTCTGGAGATAGTCAATGACCGATTTCCCGGCGTAAAGGTAGTCAAACTCGGTAATAACCTCGGACCCGGAGCAGCCAGGAATGTGGGATTTAAAACGGCATCTAACGACCTAATTCTTTTCATGGATAACGATGTATATCTTTCCTCTGAATGTCCTGACAGGCTCTTAAAGGCAATTGGTGACAATCCCCTGGCGGCCGTAGCAATGCCCCGTGTTCTTTATGCCGACAGGAGAGACCTGATTCAATACGACGGTGCGGATAGTCATATTCTCGGACTCATGACACTTCATAACGTAAACCAGCCGGTATCTTCAGCAGCGAACAGCACCAGAAAAATTAGTTCATTGGTCACCGCCTGTTTCCTGGTAGACCGCAGAAAATGGGAAGGAGTGGATCCCTTTGACGATAGCTTTATCTTCAATTATGAGGATCATGACTTCGGGCTTAGGACCCGAATTAGGGGATACGAGGTTTTATCTGTACCCTCAGCCTGTTGTTATCACGGTGAGGGGACAGATAGGCTATCACTGCGAGAAGGGAAGAGCTACTCCAGGGTGCGAGTCTATTGTCTTATTCGCAACAGGTGGCAACTGATTCTTAAAAACTATCAGTTTAAAACTATTTTTCTTTTATCTCCTATGTTCTTTGTTTATGAAGCCTTTCAGCTAGGCGGGGTTATCGGAAAGGGGTGGTTTAGCGAGTGGCTTAAAGCCCTTTTTTGGATATTCTCACATCCAGTCGAAATACTAGAAAAACGGCGAATCGTCCAAAAATCGAGAAAAACCCCAGACCGTGAAATTCTCGTAGGTGGCCCGGTCCCATATAGTACCGAGCTGATAAAGAGTCCATTGGAGCGGGCGGGCAAGAATCTTCTGGATTTCCTGGCGAAGTTTTTCTGGAGTCAGGTGAAGAGGTTTATTTAA